Proteins from a single region of Pseudarthrobacter sp. NIBRBAC000502772:
- a CDS encoding LacI family DNA-binding transcriptional regulator, with protein MAKTTGTGQRPTIRMVADLAGVSTATVSYVLSGRSGDGGPRVSDPTADKVRSAAERLGYRPNQAARAIRTGRTNTVILSLTMLSDPWSLSVIEAVQRAAAPLGITPMILGDAEWVKVLATHNADAVFVDAVGERDRDEPRRLAAHGTTLVVFDELLEPDGFDVIRSIAGPGCALVMTHLLEGHRKIGCLTTSTASGSRGAPRYLAYVDALRAAGLPVQEEYVGVFDGTTAGAYATATRLLGQRDRPTALYVTTDYAAISAINAAQRLGLTVGQDVDIIGVGNTVEGERMSPSLSTVGPVDLFDRLARLLLDRATGTGPDTEPGVLDFPWQLFVRESAPHRGAATRLY; from the coding sequence ATGGCAAAGACAACAGGCACGGGCCAAAGGCCCACCATCCGCATGGTGGCGGATCTCGCGGGGGTGTCGACTGCCACGGTCTCCTACGTCCTGTCCGGGCGCAGCGGAGACGGCGGGCCCCGGGTTTCGGACCCGACGGCGGACAAGGTCAGGTCCGCGGCTGAGCGGCTGGGCTACCGGCCGAACCAGGCAGCACGCGCCATCCGGACCGGACGCACCAACACCGTGATCCTGTCCTTGACCATGCTCTCCGACCCTTGGTCGCTCTCGGTCATAGAAGCCGTACAACGGGCCGCCGCGCCGTTGGGAATCACGCCGATGATCCTCGGCGACGCCGAGTGGGTCAAGGTCCTGGCCACGCACAATGCGGACGCCGTCTTCGTGGACGCCGTGGGCGAGCGGGACCGGGATGAACCGCGCCGGCTTGCCGCCCACGGAACCACCCTGGTGGTCTTCGACGAGCTGCTGGAACCGGACGGCTTCGACGTGATCCGTTCGATCGCCGGACCCGGCTGCGCCCTGGTGATGACGCATCTGCTCGAGGGACACCGCAAGATCGGCTGCCTGACCACCTCGACGGCGTCCGGCTCGAGGGGTGCCCCGCGGTACCTGGCCTACGTCGATGCCCTCCGGGCCGCCGGGCTTCCGGTGCAGGAGGAGTACGTGGGTGTCTTCGACGGCACCACGGCCGGAGCGTATGCGACAGCCACGCGCCTGCTCGGCCAGCGGGACCGGCCCACCGCCCTCTACGTCACGACGGACTATGCGGCCATCAGCGCCATCAACGCCGCCCAGCGGCTGGGCCTGACCGTGGGTCAGGACGTCGACATCATCGGTGTCGGCAACACGGTCGAAGGCGAACGGATGTCCCCGTCGCTGAGCACCGTAGGTCCCGTGGACCTGTTTGACCGGCTCGCGCGGCTGCTGCTTGACCGGGCCACCGGTACTGGGCCGGACACCGAACCCGGTGTCCTGGACTTCCCCTGGCAACTGTTCGTCCGGGAATCGGCGCCGCACCGCGGCGCCGCAACAAGACTTTACTGA
- a CDS encoding SIS domain-containing protein yields the protein MVETVLGTFMEQELLSQPDIWTRAIDQSRSEDLLPADGLAVAVIGCGTSWFMAQSYAVMRERLGKGLTDAFAASEAFLNHNSAPRTYDAVVVITRSGTTSEVLEVVAGLRGKAPTVALIGDLESPLVGLADTVIGLPYADEKSVVQTRFATAALAYLLTNLGVDLTEAVADARDAVSTEVPHELLDAEQFTFLGSGWTVGLAHEAGLKMREAVQGWTESYSAMEYRHGPISIAAPGRVVWLLGDEPAGLEADVAETGALYIHGGQHPLAQLARVHKVTLERARARGLNPDVPRNLSRSVILAATATATATATAG from the coding sequence ATGGTTGAGACCGTGCTGGGGACGTTCATGGAGCAGGAACTGCTCTCCCAACCCGACATATGGACACGGGCCATCGACCAGTCGAGGTCCGAAGACCTGTTGCCCGCGGACGGGCTTGCCGTTGCTGTCATCGGCTGCGGAACGTCATGGTTCATGGCCCAGAGTTATGCGGTCATGCGGGAGCGTCTTGGCAAAGGACTGACGGATGCGTTTGCTGCCTCTGAGGCTTTCCTCAACCACAACAGCGCTCCCAGGACGTACGACGCCGTCGTAGTTATCACGCGCTCGGGCACCACCTCCGAGGTGCTGGAAGTGGTGGCCGGCCTGCGCGGGAAAGCCCCCACCGTGGCCCTGATCGGGGATTTGGAATCGCCCCTGGTGGGTCTTGCCGATACAGTGATCGGTTTGCCTTACGCCGACGAAAAATCTGTGGTGCAGACGCGGTTCGCTACCGCTGCGCTGGCGTACCTGCTGACCAACCTCGGCGTCGACCTGACCGAGGCCGTCGCCGACGCCCGGGACGCTGTCAGCACGGAAGTTCCGCATGAGCTGTTGGACGCGGAGCAGTTCACCTTCCTTGGCAGCGGGTGGACGGTCGGCTTGGCCCACGAGGCCGGGCTGAAGATGCGCGAAGCAGTCCAGGGGTGGACGGAGTCCTATTCGGCCATGGAGTACCGCCACGGCCCCATTTCCATAGCCGCGCCGGGGCGGGTTGTCTGGCTTTTGGGCGATGAACCGGCAGGGCTCGAGGCCGACGTTGCCGAGACCGGCGCACTGTACATCCATGGCGGACAGCACCCCCTGGCGCAGCTGGCCCGCGTGCACAAGGTCACGCTGGAACGGGCCCGGGCGCGCGGCCTGAACCCTGATGTTCCGCGGAACTTGTCACGCTCCGTCATCCTTGCTGCCACTGCCACTGCCACTGCCACCGCCACGGCCGGATAG
- a CDS encoding Gfo/Idh/MocA family protein encodes MHTMEKDLKVGIVGFGLRAGLWRHAHKPGQGSEVTIVCDTSERGRADAAERIPSARITADLDELLGSGIDAVLVLTPDNQHAAVAVRTLRAGITTFCEKPLDVTIEAADLILQTAYETGTRLYVGHNMRHMPVVVQMRGLIEEDRIGEVKAIWCRHFVGHGGDYYFKDWHSERKNVTSLLLQKGAHDIDVIHWLANGYTQRVSAVGDLAVYGSVTTRSDNSGKRMGDWYSLANWPPSEQQDLAATIDVEDISMMNMVLDNGVLASYQQCHFTPDYWRNYTIIGTKGRIENFGDGPGDKIKVWTTRTSGFAEPDDVIEIQDGEGGHGGADPNLIAEFLRFAADGGRTQTSPIAARQAVAAGVLAAESLRGNGSAREVPALPAELMDYFDAGQRRTIPELVL; translated from the coding sequence ATGCACACCATGGAGAAGGATTTGAAGGTCGGCATCGTAGGGTTCGGGCTGCGTGCCGGGCTGTGGCGCCACGCGCATAAACCGGGCCAAGGCTCGGAAGTCACCATTGTGTGTGACACAAGCGAGCGTGGCCGCGCAGATGCGGCCGAGCGCATTCCCTCCGCACGGATAACGGCGGACCTTGATGAGTTGTTGGGCAGCGGCATTGACGCCGTACTGGTGCTCACACCGGACAACCAGCACGCCGCCGTCGCGGTCCGCACGCTAAGGGCCGGAATTACCACGTTCTGCGAGAAGCCCCTGGATGTCACCATCGAGGCTGCGGACCTCATCCTGCAGACCGCATATGAGACCGGTACGCGGCTTTATGTCGGCCACAACATGCGGCATATGCCGGTGGTGGTCCAGATGCGCGGGCTCATCGAGGAGGATCGGATCGGCGAGGTCAAGGCCATTTGGTGCCGCCACTTCGTTGGCCACGGCGGAGACTATTACTTCAAGGACTGGCACTCCGAGCGCAAAAACGTCACGTCCCTGCTGCTGCAAAAGGGAGCGCATGACATCGACGTCATCCACTGGCTAGCCAACGGTTACACGCAGCGGGTGTCAGCCGTCGGCGACCTGGCAGTCTATGGCTCGGTGACCACGCGCAGCGACAACAGCGGCAAGCGGATGGGCGACTGGTATTCCCTGGCGAACTGGCCGCCGAGCGAGCAGCAGGACCTGGCCGCGACAATCGACGTCGAGGACATCTCCATGATGAACATGGTGCTGGACAACGGCGTGCTTGCGTCCTACCAGCAGTGCCATTTCACGCCCGACTACTGGCGGAACTACACCATCATCGGAACCAAGGGCAGGATTGAGAACTTCGGCGACGGACCCGGCGACAAGATCAAGGTCTGGACCACGCGGACGTCCGGTTTCGCCGAGCCCGATGATGTCATCGAAATCCAGGACGGCGAAGGCGGCCACGGCGGCGCCGATCCAAACTTGATCGCCGAATTCCTGCGCTTCGCAGCCGACGGCGGCCGGACCCAGACCAGTCCCATCGCGGCCCGGCAGGCGGTGGCCGCGGGTGTCCTGGCCGCCGAATCCCTGCGCGGCAACGGCTCGGCCCGGGAAGTTCCCGCCCTCCCCGCAGAGCTCATGGACTACTTCGACGCCGGCCAGCGGCGAACGATCCCGGAATTGGTGCTGTGA
- a CDS encoding carbohydrate ABC transporter permease, with the protein MTTKLQTLPAPDKNTAGAGKPTNHRKPAKRRESRGTLAFSRAARTRALIKHGILILAGGLMIYPLLWMVVSSLRANELIFREPGLWLNSLEMSNYTDGWSALTHPFGHYMLNSAIVVIGSILGNLISCSMAAYAFARLQFTGKKLFFGIMLLTIMLPFHVVIVPQYILFSQIGWVNTFWPLIVPKLLATDAFFVFLMVQFIRGIPKDLDEAARIDGAGHPRIFLRVILPLMVPALATTTIFTFIWTWNDFFGALIYLTDPDMFTVPVALRAFVDSQSATSWGSLFAMSIVSLLPVFLVFLFGQRFLIKGIATTGIK; encoded by the coding sequence ATGACGACTAAGCTTCAGACGCTGCCCGCCCCGGACAAAAACACCGCCGGCGCCGGTAAGCCAACGAATCACCGCAAGCCCGCGAAACGCCGCGAATCCCGCGGCACGCTCGCCTTTAGCCGGGCTGCCCGCACCAGGGCCTTGATCAAACATGGCATCCTGATCCTCGCCGGCGGCCTCATGATCTACCCGCTGCTGTGGATGGTTGTCTCATCGCTCCGGGCCAATGAGCTGATCTTCCGGGAGCCCGGCCTGTGGCTCAACAGCCTGGAGATGAGCAACTACACCGACGGCTGGTCCGCGCTGACGCACCCGTTCGGGCACTACATGCTCAACTCGGCCATCGTGGTGATCGGCTCCATCCTGGGAAACCTGATCTCGTGTTCCATGGCTGCCTACGCGTTCGCGCGGCTCCAGTTCACGGGCAAGAAGCTGTTCTTCGGCATCATGCTGCTGACCATCATGCTCCCGTTCCACGTGGTGATCGTGCCGCAGTACATCCTGTTTTCACAGATCGGGTGGGTGAACACGTTCTGGCCGCTCATCGTTCCGAAGCTCCTGGCCACGGACGCGTTCTTCGTGTTCCTGATGGTCCAGTTCATCCGCGGCATCCCGAAGGACCTGGATGAAGCGGCAAGGATCGACGGCGCCGGCCACCCGCGCATCTTCCTGCGGGTCATCCTGCCCCTGATGGTGCCGGCCCTGGCCACCACCACCATCTTCACCTTCATCTGGACGTGGAACGACTTCTTCGGGGCCCTGATCTACCTGACGGATCCGGACATGTTCACCGTTCCGGTGGCGCTGCGCGCCTTCGTGGATTCGCAGTCCGCCACCAGCTGGGGATCGCTGTTCGCGATGTCCATCGTGTCCCTCCTGCCGGTGTTCCTGGTGTTCCTCTTCGGCCAACGGTTCCTTATCAAGGGCATCGCCACCACAGGTATCAAGTAG
- a CDS encoding sugar ABC transporter substrate-binding protein, whose amino-acid sequence MTSTISGAAGVSRRGFLGLAGLAITTAGLAACGGGGGSTSGGASASSSVKLPTYKEFTGLTPDLAGNAKGLQAAYFKLPKPVQSVKDAPLKGKVTGLTETFDTMSPAMKDNPFWQRLNAKLGGDLELQIAEDIGDGYPAKFATVLASNDLPDMMWVPPNQGIPNIGPMLEAKFQDLTPYLSGDAVLEYPNLAALKPDSWKTAVVNGKIWGAPIPSTPFGQVYIGNRETWAEVGGFGASNADEFLAKAKEITRPGEQKYALEPSYINALHMVGEWFGAPNGWAVNKDRTLTNLYETDEYAASVEFVAKMFAAGVFYPDAQATDIRARVANGSVGAQVVSGPHDLNDYRALNETAGFEILVPFSADGKVTPTYDMGYGTVGFTPFKKADESKIRELLALMNYLSAPFGTVEYLQKNYGELGQDYTLDGNGNPLRTETGTTNAPGLVSALTIMSSPENVNFNPGFDDDTRYVNQQQQKLLEIAWRNPTNGSYSDTNAKVGAKIGKQLRDKVTDVVTGRAKINELQNAVKRWKSEGGDKIRDEYQAALASDAPVFRT is encoded by the coding sequence ATGACCAGCACCATCTCAGGAGCGGCCGGCGTCAGCCGCCGCGGATTCCTTGGCCTTGCAGGCCTTGCCATTACCACCGCGGGACTCGCCGCATGCGGCGGAGGCGGCGGCTCCACCAGCGGAGGCGCCTCCGCCTCTTCCTCGGTCAAGTTGCCCACGTACAAGGAATTTACCGGCCTGACTCCGGACCTGGCGGGCAACGCCAAGGGCCTGCAGGCTGCCTACTTCAAGCTGCCCAAACCCGTGCAGTCCGTCAAGGACGCGCCGCTCAAGGGCAAGGTGACGGGCCTGACCGAAACCTTCGACACCATGAGTCCCGCCATGAAGGACAACCCCTTCTGGCAGCGACTTAATGCCAAGCTGGGCGGCGACCTGGAACTGCAGATCGCCGAGGACATCGGCGACGGCTACCCCGCCAAGTTCGCCACCGTCCTGGCCAGCAACGACCTCCCTGACATGATGTGGGTTCCGCCGAACCAGGGCATCCCTAACATCGGCCCCATGCTGGAAGCCAAGTTCCAGGATCTGACCCCGTACCTCTCCGGCGACGCCGTGCTTGAGTACCCCAACCTGGCGGCCCTGAAACCGGACTCCTGGAAGACCGCCGTCGTCAACGGCAAGATCTGGGGCGCACCGATCCCCAGCACGCCTTTCGGACAGGTCTACATCGGCAACCGCGAGACCTGGGCCGAGGTGGGCGGCTTCGGGGCCAGCAATGCGGACGAATTCCTGGCGAAGGCCAAGGAAATCACCCGTCCCGGCGAGCAGAAGTATGCGCTGGAACCGTCCTATATCAACGCCCTGCACATGGTGGGTGAATGGTTCGGCGCCCCCAACGGCTGGGCCGTGAACAAGGACCGCACCCTGACCAACCTCTACGAGACCGACGAGTACGCGGCCAGCGTGGAATTCGTGGCCAAAATGTTCGCGGCCGGCGTGTTCTACCCTGATGCCCAGGCGACGGACATCCGGGCCCGCGTTGCCAACGGCAGCGTCGGCGCCCAGGTGGTCAGCGGACCGCACGACCTCAACGACTACCGCGCCCTCAACGAAACCGCCGGGTTCGAGATCCTGGTTCCGTTCAGCGCCGACGGCAAGGTCACGCCGACCTACGACATGGGCTACGGAACAGTGGGCTTCACCCCGTTCAAGAAGGCCGACGAATCCAAGATCCGTGAGCTCCTCGCGCTGATGAACTACCTCTCCGCCCCCTTCGGCACGGTCGAATACCTGCAGAAGAACTATGGCGAGCTGGGCCAGGACTACACCCTGGACGGAAACGGCAACCCGCTCCGGACCGAAACGGGCACCACCAACGCGCCGGGCCTGGTCTCGGCGCTGACCATCATGTCCAGCCCGGAGAACGTCAACTTCAACCCGGGCTTCGACGATGACACCCGCTACGTGAACCAGCAGCAGCAAAAGCTGCTCGAGATCGCCTGGCGCAACCCCACCAACGGTTCCTACTCGGACACCAACGCCAAGGTTGGCGCCAAGATCGGAAAGCAGCTGCGCGACAAGGTCACCGACGTTGTCACCGGCCGCGCCAAGATCAATGAACTCCAGAACGCCGTCAAGCGCTGGAAGAGTGAAGGCGGGGACAAGATCCGCGACGAATACCAGGCAGCCCTGGCCTCCGACGCACCCGTCTTCCGCACCTAG
- a CDS encoding carbohydrate ABC transporter permease, whose translation MSAISELSTLKRRKGPMTAAEKKANGRDNKAAYIFLLPWLVGLVAITVGPMLMSLYLSFTDYNLLQPPEWVGLDNFIRMFADARLHNSLGVTFTYVFVGVPLQLGVALLIALVLDKGLRGLPFYRSVFYLPSLLGGSVAVAILWKQIFGTTGLVNQALAMFGIQGPGWISDPSTALGSIVLLHVWTFGAPMIIFLAGLRQIPVMYYEAAKVDGASTLQQFWRITLPMLSPIIFFNLVLQIIGSFQSFTQAFIVSGGNGGPSDSTMFFTLYLYQKGFGQFDMGYASAMAWFLLVIIGVFTAINFIAAKYWVFYDD comes from the coding sequence ATGAGTGCCATCAGCGAACTGAGCACCCTCAAGCGCCGTAAAGGCCCCATGACGGCAGCGGAGAAAAAAGCGAACGGCCGGGACAACAAGGCCGCCTACATCTTCTTGCTGCCATGGCTGGTGGGCCTTGTTGCCATCACCGTCGGTCCGATGCTGATGTCCCTGTACCTGTCCTTCACGGATTACAACCTGCTCCAGCCGCCGGAATGGGTGGGGCTGGACAACTTCATCCGTATGTTCGCCGACGCCCGGCTGCACAACTCGCTGGGCGTGACGTTCACCTACGTCTTTGTAGGCGTCCCGCTGCAGCTCGGTGTGGCGCTGCTGATCGCGCTGGTGCTGGATAAGGGCCTGCGCGGACTGCCGTTCTACCGTTCCGTCTTCTACCTGCCGTCCCTGCTGGGCGGTTCCGTGGCCGTTGCCATCCTGTGGAAGCAGATCTTCGGCACCACCGGCCTGGTCAACCAGGCCCTGGCCATGTTTGGCATCCAGGGTCCCGGCTGGATTTCTGATCCGAGCACCGCGCTGGGCTCCATCGTCCTGCTGCACGTATGGACCTTCGGCGCCCCCATGATCATCTTCCTGGCAGGCCTCCGCCAGATTCCGGTGATGTACTACGAAGCAGCAAAGGTGGACGGCGCCAGCACACTCCAGCAGTTCTGGCGGATCACGCTTCCCATGCTCAGCCCCATCATTTTCTTCAACCTGGTGCTCCAGATCATTGGATCCTTCCAGTCCTTCACGCAGGCGTTCATCGTTTCCGGCGGCAATGGCGGCCCGTCGGACTCCACGATGTTCTTCACGCTGTACCTGTACCAGAAGGGCTTTGGCCAGTTCGACATGGGCTACGCCTCCGCCATGGCGTGGTTCCTGCTGGTCATCATCGGTGTGTTCACCGCCATCAACTTCATCGCTGCAAAGTATTGGGTTTTCTATGACGACTAA
- a CDS encoding sugar ABC transporter permease: protein MKSTTEERPAPPVVRRPGGQAPEAGIRKVKPGKVPAQSFRSRLRRDKQMLLMMVPGAAFLLLFFYIPILGNVIAFQDYQPYMGIGDSLWVGWQNFVDLFGNPDFVHAFWNTLYLAAWQLVFLFPVPLVLALVVDSLVSTRVRRVFQSIAYLPHFLSWVLVIAFFQQMLGGAGFVNNTLRQLGMEAVPFMTNPETFPLLVVVQMIWKDAGWAMIIFLAAMASIDNSLYEAAAADGAGRWRRLWHITLPGLRPVIVLLLILRIGDILSVGFEQFILQRDAVGAGAAEVLDTFTYYTGVVGGGWSSGAAAGLAKGVVSALLIYAANKLAHRFGEDGIFAKKVG, encoded by the coding sequence ATGAAATCGACGACGGAAGAACGCCCGGCACCGCCGGTAGTGCGTCGGCCGGGAGGTCAGGCGCCGGAAGCTGGCATACGCAAAGTCAAACCCGGCAAAGTGCCCGCGCAGAGTTTCCGGTCCCGCCTGCGCCGTGACAAGCAGATGCTGCTCATGATGGTGCCGGGGGCGGCGTTCCTGCTGCTGTTCTTTTACATCCCCATCCTGGGCAACGTGATCGCGTTCCAGGACTACCAGCCCTACATGGGCATCGGTGACAGCCTCTGGGTGGGGTGGCAGAATTTCGTGGACCTCTTCGGCAACCCCGATTTCGTCCATGCGTTCTGGAACACCCTGTACCTGGCTGCCTGGCAGCTCGTCTTCCTGTTTCCTGTACCCCTTGTGCTGGCGCTGGTGGTCGATTCGCTGGTGAGTACCCGGGTCCGCCGGGTCTTCCAGAGCATCGCCTACCTGCCGCACTTCCTGTCCTGGGTCCTGGTCATCGCCTTTTTCCAGCAGATGCTCGGCGGAGCGGGCTTTGTTAACAACACCCTGCGGCAGCTGGGCATGGAAGCCGTGCCGTTCATGACCAACCCGGAAACGTTCCCCCTCCTGGTAGTGGTCCAAATGATCTGGAAAGACGCCGGCTGGGCCATGATCATCTTCCTGGCCGCGATGGCCAGCATCGATAACTCGCTTTACGAGGCGGCAGCCGCCGACGGCGCCGGGCGTTGGCGCCGCTTGTGGCACATCACGCTGCCGGGGCTCCGCCCGGTCATCGTCCTGCTCCTGATCCTGCGGATCGGCGACATACTCTCGGTGGGCTTCGAACAGTTCATCCTGCAGCGCGACGCTGTTGGGGCCGGAGCCGCCGAGGTCCTGGACACATTCACCTACTACACGGGCGTAGTCGGCGGAGGCTGGAGTTCCGGCGCCGCGGCCGGCCTGGCCAAGGGAGTGGTCAGCGCCCTGCTGATCTACGCCGCCAACAAACTTGCCCACCGCTTTGGCGAAGACGGAATTTTTGCGAAGAAGGTCGGCTAG
- a CDS encoding ABC transporter substrate-binding protein, translating into MPSTGAPRRFRKTGVVAAAAAVVLALGACGGGASPQSDGGPVELRFSWWGSDKRAQLTQAAIAAFEAENPDIKIKPEYGDWSGYWDKLATQVAANDAPDIIQMDEKYITEYSTRGALLDLSKYEVDTSKLDKAALNAGKSEDGLTGIAAGINAATILANPAVFKAAGVELPDDKTWTWEDFGRISAELTGKSPKGTYGSAAYGTDEASLGVWLRQNGKSLYTSDGKLGFEPSDIADWWAFLKELSEKKAVPSASEVVEAEAAALDQSGLATGKNGLAFWWSNQLPALEKAAGTDLQILRFPSTTGKAADAKLWYKASQFWSASSRTKHPVETAKFINFLANNTKAGEALLADRGVYPNSDVRTAIEPKLTPADIKVVKFIDQIKGELGEAPAPPPKGAGAIQEIVKRYTSEVLFNRLSTEEAGKRAVDEMKSAIS; encoded by the coding sequence TTGCCATCCACCGGCGCACCCCGCCGGTTCCGCAAGACGGGCGTGGTTGCCGCGGCAGCCGCCGTCGTGCTTGCCCTGGGTGCCTGCGGCGGGGGAGCCTCCCCGCAGAGCGACGGCGGGCCCGTTGAGCTGCGCTTCTCCTGGTGGGGCAGCGACAAGCGCGCCCAGCTGACGCAGGCGGCCATCGCGGCGTTCGAGGCCGAGAACCCCGACATCAAGATCAAGCCGGAGTACGGCGACTGGAGCGGATACTGGGACAAGCTGGCCACCCAGGTCGCCGCCAACGACGCCCCGGACATCATCCAGATGGACGAAAAATACATCACGGAGTACTCAACCCGCGGTGCCCTGCTGGACCTCTCCAAGTACGAGGTCGACACGTCAAAGCTGGACAAAGCAGCCCTCAACGCCGGCAAAAGCGAAGACGGCCTGACCGGCATCGCCGCCGGCATCAACGCGGCCACCATCCTGGCCAACCCGGCCGTCTTCAAGGCTGCAGGCGTTGAACTTCCCGACGACAAGACCTGGACTTGGGAAGACTTCGGCCGCATCTCCGCCGAACTCACTGGGAAGTCCCCGAAGGGTACGTACGGCTCTGCCGCCTACGGAACGGACGAGGCCTCGCTGGGAGTCTGGCTCCGGCAGAACGGCAAGTCCCTGTACACGTCTGACGGCAAGCTGGGATTCGAGCCCTCGGACATCGCCGACTGGTGGGCCTTCCTGAAGGAGCTCAGCGAGAAGAAGGCTGTGCCGTCTGCATCGGAAGTTGTGGAAGCTGAGGCCGCAGCGCTGGACCAGAGTGGCCTGGCCACGGGCAAGAACGGGCTCGCCTTCTGGTGGTCCAACCAGCTGCCGGCGCTGGAGAAGGCTGCCGGAACCGACCTGCAGATCCTGCGGTTCCCGTCCACCACCGGCAAGGCTGCCGACGCCAAGCTCTGGTACAAGGCATCCCAGTTCTGGTCGGCGTCATCGCGCACCAAGCACCCCGTGGAAACGGCCAAGTTCATCAACTTCCTGGCCAACAACACTAAGGCAGGCGAGGCCCTGCTTGCCGACCGCGGCGTCTACCCGAACTCCGACGTCCGCACCGCCATCGAGCCAAAGCTGACCCCCGCCGATATCAAGGTGGTCAAGTTCATCGACCAGATCAAGGGCGAGCTCGGCGAGGCTCCGGCCCCGCCGCCGAAGGGCGCCGGCGCCATCCAGGAAATCGTCAAGCGCTACACCTCCGAGGTCCTCTTCAACCGCCTGTCCACAGAAGAAGCCGGCAAGAGGGCCGTGGACGAGATGAAGTCCGCCATCAGCTAA
- a CDS encoding carbohydrate ABC transporter permease, producing MATTLSTKKPLAARKVKALSYNPKRPVWKERPSPFYQTVKALVLIVFSISILTPILLVVSTSLADNEQLTRAGGFVLWPERPTLEAYTTIFRGPMVIQSLGVSLFITVVGTLLALFVTITMAYATSRSVLFGRPVILAILFTLLFAPGLIPSFLMIRQLDLLDSLWSLILPGIFGAFNFVVMRSFFMNIPGELIESARIDGASDWQILWRIVMPLSKAVIAVVGLFYAVGFWNSFFNALLYINDHSKWPIQLLLRNFVVQGSGAAEQLGISTTPPPQSVQMAVVVVALVPILMVYPFLQKHFAKGVITGAVKG from the coding sequence ATGGCAACCACACTATCCACCAAGAAACCCCTGGCCGCGCGCAAGGTCAAGGCACTGAGCTACAACCCCAAGCGCCCAGTCTGGAAAGAGCGGCCCTCGCCCTTCTACCAAACCGTCAAGGCCCTGGTGCTGATCGTCTTCAGCATTTCCATCCTGACCCCGATCCTGCTGGTTGTGTCCACTTCCCTGGCGGACAACGAACAGCTAACGCGGGCCGGCGGCTTCGTCCTCTGGCCCGAGCGGCCCACACTGGAGGCCTACACCACCATCTTCAGGGGCCCCATGGTCATCCAGTCCCTCGGGGTCAGCCTGTTCATCACCGTGGTGGGCACCCTTCTGGCCCTCTTCGTCACCATCACCATGGCGTACGCCACCAGCCGGTCCGTTCTGTTCGGCCGGCCGGTGATCCTGGCGATCCTCTTCACGCTGTTGTTCGCCCCGGGCCTCATTCCGTCGTTCCTGATGATCCGCCAACTGGACTTGCTGGACTCGCTCTGGTCTCTGATCCTGCCCGGCATTTTCGGGGCCTTCAACTTCGTGGTCATGAGGTCCTTCTTTATGAACATCCCCGGTGAACTGATCGAAAGCGCAAGGATCGACGGCGCCAGCGACTGGCAGATCCTCTGGCGCATCGTGATGCCGCTCTCGAAAGCCGTGATCGCCGTCGTCGGACTGTTCTATGCGGTTGGCTTCTGGAACTCCTTCTTCAACGCGCTCCTCTACATCAACGACCACAGCAAGTGGCCCATCCAACTGCTCCTGCGCAACTTCGTTGTCCAGGGCAGTGGCGCTGCCGAACAGCTGGGCATCAGCACAACGCCGCCGCCGCAGTCCGTCCAGATGGCTGTGGTGGTGGTGGCCCTGGTTCCCATCCTCATGGTTTATCCGTTCCTGCAGAAGCACTTCGCCAAGGGCGTCATCACCGGGGCAGTCAAGGGCTGA